DNA sequence from the Tenacibaculum mesophilum genome:
TTTGTTGCGGAACTACAATGTTTGTAATATGAATTCTAGATCCAGCTTCATCTAAAGCATCAATAGCTTTATCTGGTAAAAAGCGATCAGTCATATAACGGTTGGTTAATTTTACACAGGCTTCAATAGCTTCATCAGTAAAAGAAACATGATGATGCGATTCGTATTTACCTTTGATATTGTGTAAAATTTGTATGGTTTCTTCTACGGTAGTAGGATCTACAATTACTTTTTGAAAACGACGCTCCAAAGCACCATCTTTTTCAATATTTGTTCTGTATTCATCTAAAGTAGTTGCACCAATACATTGAATTTCTCCTCTGGCTAAAGCAGGTTTTAACATATTAGAAGCATCTAACGAACCAGTGGCTCCACCAGCACCTACGATGGTGTGAATTTCATCAATAAAAAGAATAATATCATCGTTCTTTTCAAGCTCATTCATTAAAGCTTTCATGCGTTCTTCAAACTGACCTCTGTATTTTGTACCAGCAACTAAGCTAGCTAAGTCAAGAGAAACGATGCGTTTGTCGAATAGAATTCGTGATACTTTTCTATCTACAATACGTAAAGCTAATCCTTCTGCAATAGCAGATTTACCAACACCTGGCTCTCCAATAAGCATTGGGTTATTCTTTTTTCGTCTACTTAAAATCTGAGAAACACGCTCAATTTCTTTTAAACGACCTACAACAGGATCTAACTTTCCTGAAACAGCTAAGGCTGTTAAATCACGCCCAAAGTTATCTAAAACAGGAGTTTTAGATTTTTTAACTTGCTTTCCTTTTTGAGGTTGTTGCCCGTAAGGGTTTGATTTTTCGTCAGCAAATTCATCATCAGAAGGTGTTTCCCCTATAGGAGAAATAAACGAGTCATCATCTACGTGTAGTTCTTTGTACAAGTTTTTAGCCTGCTCATAGTCTACATCATACTTTTGAAGTAATTTAGTAGTAGGATCATTTTCGTTACGCAAAATACATAGTAACAAATGTGCAGTATCTATTGCATTGCTTTGGTATAGTTTAGCTTCTAAAAAGGTTGTTTTTATAGCTTTTTCTGCTTGTCTGGTAAGGTGTAAACTCTTTCTTTGAGGGCTTGAAAAAGATGGGGTTGTCGGATTTAGTTTTTCTAGTTTATTACGCACTAAATCTAAATCAACATCAAAAGTTGTTAATATTTCAATGGCTTTTCCATCACCTTTTCTAATCAAACCCAACAAAAGATGTTCTGTTCCAATAAAGTCATGACCTAGTCTTAAGGCTTCTTCTTTACTGAAAGTAATTACATCTCTAACCTGTGGTGAAAAATTATCGTCCATATATTTATTTTCTATCTCTGTAAAGTTAGTAAGTTTTTTTCTTAAAAATTACAAAAAAGATGCCAATAGTTTTTAACTGACATTCTGACGAGTAAATTAAGAAATTATTGTTTAATATAACATATAAAATTGTTAATAAATAAACGTAAAACAGTTAGTATATTTTTTGTGTAAAACTGAGGGTTGTAGTATCTTGCAATGTTTTAGAAAATGCGGAGAACTAGAAAGCATTTTAAAAAGTGGGTTTTATCAAGTGTAAAATTCACTTTTTTGACGAAAATAAATACTAATATTTTAAAAGAAAATATATGACAGATGGCGAAAAGTTGATTCCTATCAACATTGAAGAGCAAATGAAGTCAGCATACATCGATTATTCAATGTCGGTGATAGTATCGAGAGCATTACCAGATGTAAGAGATGGTTTAAAACCAGTGCATAGAAGAGTTTTGTTTGGTATGCATGAATTAGGAATTAAATCCACAGGAGCATATAAAAAATCTGCAAGAGTTGTAGGAGAGGTATTGGGTAAATATCACCCACACGGAGACACCTCGGTTTACGATTCTATGGTACGTATGGCTCAAGATTGGAGTGTACGTTATATGATGGTTGATGGGCAAGGAAACTTCGGTTCTGTTGATGGTGATAGCCCTGCAGCAATGCGTTATACAGAGGTGCGCATGCAGAAAATATCAGAAGAGATGTTATCTGATATAGAAAAAGATACTGTAGATCATAAATTAAACTTTGATGATACGTTACAAGAACCAACAGTACTTCCTACACGTATTCCTAACTTATTAGTAAATGGAGCTTCTGGTATTGCAGTAGGAATGGCAACAAACATGGCACCGCATAACTTAACAGAAGTTATTAACGGTACTGTAGCATATATTGATAATCGCGACATTGAAATTGATGAGTTAATGCAACACATCAAAGCGCCAGATTTTCCAACAGGAGGGATTATTTATGGTTATGATGGAGTAAGAGACGCTTTCCATACAGGTCGTGGACGTATTGTAATGCGTGCTAAAGCAACTATTGAAGAAGTTAAGGGACGTGAATGTATAGTTGTTACTGAAATTCCTTACCAAGTTAACAAAGCAGAAATGATTAAGAAAACTGCTGACTTGGTTAATGAAAAGAAACTGGAAGGTATTGCAAGCATTCGTGATGAATCTGACCGTAAAGGAATGCGTATTGTTTATATATTAAAACGAGATGCAATTCCTAATATCGTTTTAAATAAACTATTTAAATACACACAATTACAAACATCATTTAGTGTAAATAATATAGCTTTAGTTAAAGGGCGTCCTGAACAGTTAAACTTAAAAGAGTTAATCCATTATTTTGTAGAGCATAGACATGAAGTAATTGTTCGTAGAACTGAGTTTGAATTAAAGAAAGCAGAAGCACGTGCACATATTTTAGAAGGATTAATTATTGCTTCTGATAATATTGATGAGGTAATTTCTATTATTAGAGGTTCTTCTAACGCAGATGAAGCACGTGAAAAATTGATAGAGCGTTTTGAATTAACAGAAATTCAAGCACGTGCTATTGTTGAAATGCGTTTACGTCAGTTAACAGGACTAGAACAAGATAAGTTACGAGCAGAGTATGATGAAATTATTAAGACTATTGCCGATTTAAAAGATATTCTTGCAAATGAGCCGAGACGTTATCAAATAATCAAAGACGAACTATTATATATCAAAGAGAAATATGGTGATGATCGTCGTTCTGTAATTGAGTATGCAGGAGGAGATATGCGTATCGAAGATATGATTCCTAACTCTAAAGTTGTTGTTACTATTTCTCATGCAGGTTACGTAAAGCGTACAAATTTAGATGAATACAAGGTTCAGAATAGAGGAGGGCGTGGACAAAAAGGTGCAACTACTCGTAATGAAGATTTCTTAGAACATTTATTCGTAGGTACTAACCATCAATATATGTTATTCTTTACTCAAAAAGGAAAAGTATTCTGGATGCGTGTATATGAAGTTCCAGAAGGAGGAAAGAATACAAAAGGTAGAGCAATTCAAAACTTAATAAATATCGAGCAAGACGATAAGGTAAAAGCGTTCTTAGTAACAGGTGATTTAAAAGATGAGGATTATATCAATAATCATTATGTTATTATGGCAACAAAACGAGGTCAGGTTAAGAAGACGCCTTTAGAACAATATTCTCGTCCAAGAGCTAATGGTATTAACGCAATAACTATTAAAGAAGGTGATGAGTTACTAGAGGCGAAGTTAACTACTGGAGATAGCCAAGTAATGCTAGCACTTAAATCGGGGAAAGCAATTCGTTTTGAAGAAGCTAAAACACGTCCAATGGGAAGAACAGCTTCGGGAGTTCGTGGTATTACATTATCGCATGAAAATGATGAGGTAATTGGTATGGTTGCTGTTAATGATATGGAAAGTAATATCTTAGTTGTTTCAGAAAAAGGATATGGAAAGCGTTCTAAATTAGAAGATTACCGTATAACGAATCGTGGAGGTAAAGGAGTTAAAACGTTGAATATATCAGAAAAAACTGGTAATTTAGTCGCTATCAAGAATGTAGATGATTCAAACGACTTAATGATTATCAACAAATCAGGACTAACAATTAGAATGGCAGTGGAAGATTTACGTGTTATGGGTAGAGCAACTCAAGGAGTTAAACTGATTAACATTAAAGATAATGATGATATTGCTGCTGTAGCAAAAGTAATGCATGAAAAAGATGAAGAAGAAGATGGCATGGAAATTGAAAATGAAACAAATGATAGTCAAGAACAACAATAAATAAATCATAACAAAAATGAAAAAACAAATCTTAGCCCTTTCTTTAGGATTAATGTCGTTAGGGGCATCTGCTCAAAAATCAGAACTTAAAGCTGCTGAGAAAGCTATAAAAAAACAAGATTTTACAACAGCATTAAATACTTTAAATGCTATTGAAGGATCTTTAATGATGAACGGAGAAGATAAATATAAATCTAAATTTTATTTCTTAAAAGGTAAAGCATTAGCTGCAAAAAAAGATTACAAGAATGCTGGTGAAGCTTTCAATGCTTTAATAGCAATGAAAGAAAACAAGTATACAGATGAAGCTAAGCCTATCTTAAATCAGATGATTCAAGAAGTTTCTAAAAAAGCGGTTGATTTATATAATAATAAAAAGGATTATAAAAATGCAGCTGAAGACTTCTATTTGACATATGTGTTAAGTCCTACAGATACATCTTTTGCTTATAATGCTGCAGTTGCTGCTACCCAAGCTAAAGATTATGATAAAGCGATTGAGTACTATAGAGAATTACAAAAAATAGGTTACACAGGTATTGAAAAGCAATATGTAGCTACAGATAAAACTACAGGAAAAGTTGAAAGTTTTGGAAATGACAAGGCAAGAAGAGACTTAATGGTAAAAACAGGAAACTATGTAAAACCAGACGTAAAATCTTCAGAGTCAAAATCAGCAACAATTGTTAAAAATGTAGCTTTAATTTTAAAAGAGCAAGGAAAAACAGATGAGGCTATTGCAGCTTTTAAAGATGCTCGTGCTTCTAATCCAAAAGATTTAAATTTAATTTTAAACGAAGCTCAACTATATGTTGACATGGGTAAAATGGATAAGTTTGGAGAATTGATGAATGAAGCTGTAGCTTTAGACCCTGAAAACCCAACATTATATTATAATTTAGGTGTTGTAAATTTCAATGAAGGTAGAATGGATGATGCGAAGAAGTATTACACGAAGGCAGTTGAGTTAAAACCTGATTATGCAGATGCTTATATGAATTTAGCAGTAGTAGTTTTAGATAAAGAAAAAGCTATTGTAGAAGAAATGAATAAAAACTTATCAAATTTTAAAAAATATGATGAGTTAGCAGCTAAACAAAAAGAAGTTTATAAGGAAGCAATCCCATTTTTAGAAAAAGCAGATAGTTTAAATAGAAATGTAGATACTGTAAAAACTTTAATGAATTTATATGAGGTGTTAGAAATGAGTAATAAAGCAGCTGAATATAGAGACTTATATAAATCAATGCAATAGTAATAGAAAAAAATAGTTATAAAAAAAACCGAAATTTTAAAATTTCGGTTTTTTTTATAACTATTTTATAAAGTAATCTGTAAAACTATTTATTCAACTAAACGCTTAATTACTCTAAGTTTGTGTGTGTGTTGATGTGTATCAATATTATAAATACCGCTATGATCCAACTTGTCAATACGAACTTTTCCATGAGCGTGTATAATGTTGTAATCATTCATAATAATCCCAACATGGGTAATAATACCTTCTTCATTATCAAAAAAAGCTAAATCACCAGGCTCACTTTCCTCAATAAAACTCAAAACTTCACCTTGAGTTGCTTGTTCCTTTGCATCACGTAGAAGGTTGTATCCACATAATTTATATACTGTTTGAGTAAACCCAGAACAATCAATGCCAAAAGGCGATTTACCTCCCCATAAATAAGGAACATTTAAGAATAAGAAAGCGGTTTCTACAATTGCAGATTTTGCTAGTTTACTATTGCATACTTTGCCCTCATATAAAAATGAGGAATTATTAATGTTAATTTTATTGTCTTTAAATAAAGGAAGTCGAGCTCCCATAGGAATAGTAGTTAAATTACTATTATTATCAGTAATAAAATCAATTAATTCACCGGCATAGTGTTTTTTTTCTTTTAATAAAAGACTGTGTACCTCTACTGAAATTTCTTCATATTGTTTATTGTCAACATATCCTTGATAACCATCAAAAGCTAACCGTATTTTACTCCATTTTTTAGTTTTTTCTAAAACTTCAAAGTGCTCACCAAAAACAACTTGATTTACCATTTCTGAAGCATCAGAAGGCTCTGATCGAAGAGGTACAATACTTAAATTACAAATTCCGAAAGACATCTACTGGTTGGGGCTTTTAAAAAAATTATACTCTTTCAATAACCATTGCACTAGCACCACCACCACCGTTACAAATACCGGCAGCACCAATTTTAGCGTTATTTTGTTTTAAAATTGAAGTTAAAGCAATAATAATTCTAGCTCCAGAAACTCCTAATGGATGTCCTAATGAAACGGCACCACCATTAACATTTACTTTATCAGCAGATAACCCTAAGATTTTCATATTTGCTAATCCAACTACAGAGAATGCTTCGTTTAATTCAAAATAATCAACATCATCAATAGATACTCCAGCTTTAGCTAAAGCTTTAGGTAATGCTTTTGCAGGAGCTGTTGTAAACCA
Encoded proteins:
- a CDS encoding ATP-dependent Clp protease ATP-binding subunit, producing MDDNFSPQVRDVITFSKEEALRLGHDFIGTEHLLLGLIRKGDGKAIEILTTFDVDLDLVRNKLEKLNPTTPSFSSPQRKSLHLTRQAEKAIKTTFLEAKLYQSNAIDTAHLLLCILRNENDPTTKLLQKYDVDYEQAKNLYKELHVDDDSFISPIGETPSDDEFADEKSNPYGQQPQKGKQVKKSKTPVLDNFGRDLTALAVSGKLDPVVGRLKEIERVSQILSRRKKNNPMLIGEPGVGKSAIAEGLALRIVDRKVSRILFDKRIVSLDLASLVAGTKYRGQFEERMKALMNELEKNDDIILFIDEIHTIVGAGGATGSLDASNMLKPALARGEIQCIGATTLDEYRTNIEKDGALERRFQKVIVDPTTVEETIQILHNIKGKYESHHHVSFTDEAIEACVKLTNRYMTDRFLPDKAIDALDEAGSRIHITNIVVPQQILELEAKLEEIRGRKTKAVSGQKYEEAAKLRDDEKNIETALESAQQQWEEDSKLHRETVTEDNVAEVVSMMTGIPVNRVAEAESSRLAELPQLIKGKVIGQDEAVTKVVKAIQRNRVGLKDPNKPIGSFIFLGSTGVGKTQLAKVLARELFDSDDSLIRIDMSEYMEKFAISRLIGAPPGYVGYEEGGQLTEKVRRKPYSVILLDEIEKAHPDVFNMLLQVLDDGHITDSLGRKIDFRNTIIIMTSNIGVRKLKDFGGGVGFGTSSKKEQEDAHAKSIIEGALKKSFAPEFLNRIDDIVIFNSLERENIHKIIDIELDKLLKRIDDLGYKLTLSDKAKDYIADKGFDKQYGARPLKRAIQKYIEDALAEEIVNSKLDEGDAIFMDLNEPEQKLIIKIEKGEKPTETRTEIDEDQ
- a CDS encoding C40 family peptidase; protein product: MSFGICNLSIVPLRSEPSDASEMVNQVVFGEHFEVLEKTKKWSKIRLAFDGYQGYVDNKQYEEISVEVHSLLLKEKKHYAGELIDFITDNNSNLTTIPMGARLPLFKDNKININNSSFLYEGKVCNSKLAKSAIVETAFLFLNVPYLWGGKSPFGIDCSGFTQTVYKLCGYNLLRDAKEQATQGEVLSFIEESEPGDLAFFDNEEGIITHVGIIMNDYNIIHAHGKVRIDKLDHSGIYNIDTHQHTHKLRVIKRLVE
- the gyrA gene encoding DNA gyrase subunit A, whose protein sequence is MTDGEKLIPINIEEQMKSAYIDYSMSVIVSRALPDVRDGLKPVHRRVLFGMHELGIKSTGAYKKSARVVGEVLGKYHPHGDTSVYDSMVRMAQDWSVRYMMVDGQGNFGSVDGDSPAAMRYTEVRMQKISEEMLSDIEKDTVDHKLNFDDTLQEPTVLPTRIPNLLVNGASGIAVGMATNMAPHNLTEVINGTVAYIDNRDIEIDELMQHIKAPDFPTGGIIYGYDGVRDAFHTGRGRIVMRAKATIEEVKGRECIVVTEIPYQVNKAEMIKKTADLVNEKKLEGIASIRDESDRKGMRIVYILKRDAIPNIVLNKLFKYTQLQTSFSVNNIALVKGRPEQLNLKELIHYFVEHRHEVIVRRTEFELKKAEARAHILEGLIIASDNIDEVISIIRGSSNADEAREKLIERFELTEIQARAIVEMRLRQLTGLEQDKLRAEYDEIIKTIADLKDILANEPRRYQIIKDELLYIKEKYGDDRRSVIEYAGGDMRIEDMIPNSKVVVTISHAGYVKRTNLDEYKVQNRGGRGQKGATTRNEDFLEHLFVGTNHQYMLFFTQKGKVFWMRVYEVPEGGKNTKGRAIQNLINIEQDDKVKAFLVTGDLKDEDYINNHYVIMATKRGQVKKTPLEQYSRPRANGINAITIKEGDELLEAKLTTGDSQVMLALKSGKAIRFEEAKTRPMGRTASGVRGITLSHENDEVIGMVAVNDMESNILVVSEKGYGKRSKLEDYRITNRGGKGVKTLNISEKTGNLVAIKNVDDSNDLMIINKSGLTIRMAVEDLRVMGRATQGVKLINIKDNDDIAAVAKVMHEKDEEEDGMEIENETNDSQEQQ
- a CDS encoding tetratricopeptide repeat protein, translating into MKKQILALSLGLMSLGASAQKSELKAAEKAIKKQDFTTALNTLNAIEGSLMMNGEDKYKSKFYFLKGKALAAKKDYKNAGEAFNALIAMKENKYTDEAKPILNQMIQEVSKKAVDLYNNKKDYKNAAEDFYLTYVLSPTDTSFAYNAAVAATQAKDYDKAIEYYRELQKIGYTGIEKQYVATDKTTGKVESFGNDKARRDLMVKTGNYVKPDVKSSESKSATIVKNVALILKEQGKTDEAIAAFKDARASNPKDLNLILNEAQLYVDMGKMDKFGELMNEAVALDPENPTLYYNLGVVNFNEGRMDDAKKYYTKAVELKPDYADAYMNLAVVVLDKEKAIVEEMNKNLSNFKKYDELAAKQKEVYKEAIPFLEKADSLNRNVDTVKTLMNLYEVLEMSNKAAEYRDLYKSMQ